Part of the Triticum aestivum cultivar Chinese Spring chromosome 4D, IWGSC CS RefSeq v2.1, whole genome shotgun sequence genome is shown below.
AACCGCGTTGCCAGTCTCCCACCGAAAACCCCGACCCGATCTAGGTCTAGCGCTGACAGTGAcgggaagctccgccgccgccactgcctacACATCGCCGTCACCTCCACCTTGCCCACTCTCCGCCATCGCCGAGCGCCCCAGCACCACGATGgcctcctcgagttcatcctctgCTGCACAAGGTAGGTTTACCGGATTTGATCTAGCCTAGTGATCCAGAGGGTCTATCAATGGTATCAGGCCATCTTGGCTAGATGATTTTCGGTAAAAagatgaaaaagagaaagaaaaagaactccctccccccccccaagaaCCCTAGACAGGGCAAAGTAAATCACCGGAGAAGGCCTCACCGGAAAAGTTGCGCCGCCGTTACGGCCGCGCCATTCCTCTCGATCCGGacgcgcatcggcaagccgaggcgtCGGACGAAGAACCACCGGAGCTAGCTCAACGGCTTGCCGGAAAAGAAAAGTAAAAGACAANNNNNNNNNNNNNNNNNNNNNNNNNNNNNNNNNNNNNNNNNNNNNNNNNNNNNNNNNNNNNNNNNNNNNNNNNNNNNNNNNNNNNNNNNNNNNNNNNNNNNNNNNNNNNNNNNNNNNNNNNNNNNNNNNNNNNNNNNNNNNNNNNNNNNNNNNCCCCCCCCCAAGAACCCTAGACAGGGCAAAGTAAATCACCGGAGAAGGGGCCTAGGACCTCACCGGAAAAGTTGCGCCGCCGTTACGGCCGCGCCATTCCTCTCGATCCGGacgcgcatcggcaagccgaggcgtCGGACGAAGAACCACCGGAGCTAGCTCAACGGCTTGCCGGAAAAGAAAAGTAAAAGACAATAAAAAGAAAGGGGCCAGCACCGCGGCCAAGTCCCTCGACGGCGGTGCGCTCTCACCGCTGAGGGAGAACGCgcgaccggcgaggaggatggCCACGGCGCAATCTGGCCGCGCTCCTCTTACTCTCGCTGAAAAGGAATGGGGTAGCCCGGCCGAGCCTCTCTGCTTTCCTCTCTCTCGCAGAATCGAAGTGGGGAGGGGGAAGTGGATGGCTCGCATGGGACCGGCCACGGCTCGCCGCACCGCCCCAGCTCGCCGCTCCGCCCTGGCTCGCCGCGCCGGCGTGGCTTGAGGAGCCGGATCCGGGCGTTGCGGGTGAGAGAGGAGCGAGCGGGCGAGAAAGGTGCAGTGGGGGGAAGGAAACAGAGGCGCGCGGCGCGGTGGCCTTTCGACCCCGTCGCCGGCGGCCGAGCGCGGCAGGTGGCGCTCGACGCCGTTGCCGGCGAAGCTCGGGCGAGCAGAAAGACGAAGGCGAGCGGCGCACGAGGGGAAGAATGATTTAGGGTTTCCCCTCGGCCTCGCTGGCGAGCCGTTTTTGACCGAGCGAAATCGACGCTCGGCCGTCTGATTGCATCGGACGACCCAGAAAGAATCCCTAGCGCCCGGCTGGGCCTTTGGGCCGAAAAGGGGAGCCGACTGGGCTCAAGCTGCAGCCGCTGgcgggcgctgggctgggccgttTTCGGCCAGGCGCGACGCTCTGACGCGCAGAGCGCGCAAGAGCAGGCCACGCGCCAGCTGCgggcgccgccgcgcgccctggGCCGTGGCCAGCAGCCGCGCGAGCTGGGCCGTGGCCAGCAGCCGCGCAGGCCAGGCCGCGGGCTTTGCTGCAGTTATTTTTCGTTTTTTCAGAGAATAGAAAAAATTCCAAAAAGAAAAGTTTATGTATTTTATAAAGTAAAAGTTTCTGTAGAACTAAAAAAGATCTTGATTTTTTATTCggtcaaagaaaagtttctgtaaagCTTAAAAATTTCGtgaatttttatttatgtttttccGCTGCATAAATAATTAatgctcttttacaaagaaaataaaagtttccatAGTATTAAGttttttaagagcatgttaaagtgattattaaaatgaatatgattatgttatttttatgaccaacgttgttaataacatgatcatgttttatttaaaggtgcatttatttctaattTTTGCCCAACGGTatatagatttaattgcatagacagttatatgtttaatttgaccaacgttagaTTAATACATATGATTGTTATATTGATGTTATTTAAATTGTAATTTCAGGAGGCTTTCATttgatgagttgcctaaaagaagtttcaacactcagaggtgacaaccacactgagtggaggaagaaagttgaactggcgtttgtttgtgctgatcttgactgggttgtggagaaaccacagccggtcagacccacagagccagtaagagaggctactgacgATGATGCTGCATGGGCTAAAAAGAGAGGGGACTATGCTCCTTTGGAGCAGTCCTACCTCATAGATAATcaaaagtgggtcaatgcaaaTAAAAAATGCATGGCCTTTATAAAGAACACCATTGAGAGCGCCATTGTGGGCTCCATTGCAGAGTGCACTTCCGCAGGGGAGTTTCTCTcaaagataaagagccagttcactggctcttcaaagatatatgccacccaGGTGTTAGAGCAACTGGTGACAGAAAAATACAGAGGTGGCAGTCATGGcataagagagcacatcctcaggATGAGCAATATGGCTGCAAAGCTCAAACCAATGGATGCGGATCTGGAGATCAAACCAGCGCTCCTGGTCCACCTTGTCATGGCTTCATTGCCACAGGAGTTTGAAGCTTTTGTAGTGAACTATaatatgtcacctggaacatgggaCGTAGAAAAGACAATAGCAATGTGTGTTCAAGAAGAGGAGAGACTAAAAGCCGCACATGGTGGTACACTCAACTATGTGCATGGTCACAAAAGAAAGAATTATAATCTAAACAACAAAAGTTCTCCTTCAAAGCCACAAGGAAAAGTTTCCTATCAGCATCAGCGTCAGCAACAGCCTTTCTCAGTGGACAAAGACACTTGTCTCCACTGTAAGTAGACCgggcattacaagaaagactgTCCTGATTGGCTAAAGTCAATCATGGCAAAAAGAGGTAACAATATAGTTTCATTTGTAAATGAATCCCTGTATGCACAGTTTTCAAAATCCACTTGGTGGATTGACTCAGGagcaactgttcatgttgcaaattctTTACAGGGATTCCATTCGATGCGGACTACGCTAAGAAGCGAAAGACACATTAAAGTGGCGAACGGAGTTGAAGCAGAAGTTGAAGCTGTCGGTGATatctccttggagttagctgatggattcaatcttctacttagagatgttttatttgttccatcatgtcatagaaacttaataagtgtttcttgtttggacaaagataattatgaatgttattttggacatggcaagtgtgccatttggttaaataatgcttatgttggtgatgctttactacatgatgagctttatttgttatcacttcgtgaaaaagtttattccgtttgcaatgtgaaagaacatgtttccgcgtcgaataaagaacaaaagaaaagaaaaagaacatttgactcatcgaaattatggcactgtcgcttgggccatatttcgaaggggagaatagaaagattagtcaaaagtgaaattcttcctccgttagatttttcagacttagaacaatgcatagattgcgttaaaggaaagtacgtaaaacaaatcaaaaaaggtgTAATCCATAGCACAGGCACACTAGAAATCATTCACACTGATATTTGTGGACCATTTTCGGTGAAAAGTGTGGAGggatatgactcgttcataacattcacagatgattactctcgctatggttatatttatccaatcaaagaaagatcggaagcgttggataaatttaaaatattcaaagctgaagttgaaaatcagcacgataaaagaataaagatagtaaggtccgaccgtgggggagagtactacggtcgacatactccatatggccaagtccctggaccttttgcGAAGTTCTTGTAGGAGACTGGCATAGTAGCCCAGTATTCAATGCCGGACGAacctcagcaaaatggagtagctgaaaggcgcaaccgcacccttatggatatggtgcgcaacatgatgagttattccaacttgccattgggattatggatggaggcgctcaaaaccgccattcacattctcaatagagtaccaagcaagtcggtgccgaaaacaccgtacgagctatgAACAGGAAGGatgccctccctacaacacttcagggtgtgggggtgccctgctgaggccaaaatgtttaatccaaacattgcaaagttagatcccaaaacagtaagttgccacttcattggctatccagacagatcaaaaggttttcgtttctactgccctgacagatatacaaagtttgtagaaacgagacatgcagtcttcttagaggacgaaatgatgagggggagcttggtagcttggaaaattgatcttgaggagaagagggtgcatgcacctagtccgatgattcaggagccatttttctcactaccagttgcaactccacccatgacagcTATGGGGGaagacccggaacctgtccgtcaggagccaactgaacccgttgttgagcatgaaagggaggtgcaacagcaaattttagaagaagtgccagaagttgaggcacaaaatgtgccaaaaactgaggcccttagaaggtctacaaggccaagaaagtcagctatttctactgactttaaagtttataacacagaaatggttcatatgaAAAAAGATCCCACCttatatgaagaagccatgagaagccctcattcatcgaagtggatgaaggaaatggaagacgagatgaaatcgatgagttccaaagatgtttgggacttagaggaaattcctaaaggagccaaaacagtaggctgtaaatgggtctacaaaattaagtatgactctaaaggaaatatagaaaagtataaagcacgactcgtggcaaaaggatttacacaaagagaagggatagattacaatgagacattttctccagtctcatgtaaggattccttcagaatcataatggcattagttgctcattttgatttagagttacatcaaatggatgttaagacggcatttctgaatggtgatttaATAGAAAAGGTCTAtatgaaacaacccaagggttttatcatggaaggcaagaaaaatatgggatgccgcctgaagaaatccatttatggattaagacaagcctctcggcagtggtatctaaagtttaatcaaacgattaaaagttttggatttaaagaaaatattgaggataattgcatttatgaaatgtttaaaaatgggaaatatattttcctaatcttatatgtggatgatatcctgcttgctagtagtgatgttagtctactacaagaaacaaagaaatacttatcctcaaattttgacataacagatcttggtgaagcatcatatgttttgggcatagaaattcaccgagataggaacaatggagtcttaggactatctcAGCAAGCATATTTAGAtaaggttcttaaaaagtataatatgcatgcgagtaaagccacacctgctccaatagttaagggcgatagttttgggaaatttcaatgtcccaagaaccagtatgagatcgatcaaatgaaagcagtaccatatgcttcggcagttggcagcttacagtatgcacaagtgtgcactcgccctgacttagcttttatcaccggggtactcggtagatatcaagagaatccaggcctagagcactggaagatggtaaagaaagcattgcgttatgcgcaaggcacgaaggactacatgctaatatacaggagaagtgattccctagagataaaagggtattcagacgcagattttgcaggggacagagatgatagaaaatccacgtcaggatacatattcaccctcgctgggggagctatttcgtggaaaagctccaaacagtcgatagttgcatcatccacgatgtatgcagaattcatagcatgcttcgaagccacggggcaggcgatatggctaaagaaatttgtacccgacttaaaagtggtagattgtattcacaaaccactaaagatgtactgcgaCAACCAACCCGCAgtattttacgctcacaacaacaagtcgagtaatgctgccaaaacaatagagataaggtattatgttgtgaaagataaaatccaggatcaaactataagtctcgagcatataaggacaaaggatatgcttgcggatccgctaacgaaaggcttaccacccaatgtgttcaaggaacacttagccggcatgggtttaagggaaagccttatgattcctggataggcccaaaaggaacagaatttgtttctgaaTATAAAGTATGTTGTAGCTATATGATTCTAACGGCAATTAAgccgtgacgatgaaacatgctctatgtaccaatatgtgatgaaacagaTAAACTAGAAAGTGTaaagttaaaagtaaagttgagatcaagggggagaatgttaggttgatctctttccgtgtgggcccaacggcccaccgggcccctgatccgcgccctgatcgggggcgcccaaccacaatatggttgacgggcccctgtcacgCAGCGCTACATAAAGAGGTAGGGGCCGGCGGCACGCAGTACGAGGTTAAACCGTGTTGCCAGTCTCCCACCGAAAACCCCGACCCGATCTAGGTCTAGCGCTGACAGTGAcgggaagctccgccgccgccactgcctacACATCGCCGTCACCTCCACCTTGCCCACTCTCCGCCATCGCCGAGCGCCCCAGCACCACGATGgcctcctcgagttcatcctctgCTGCACAAGGTAGGTTTACCGGATTTGATCTAGCCTAGTGATCCAGAGGGTCTATCAATGGTATCAGGCCATCTTGGCTAGATGATTTTCGGTAAAAagatgaaaaagagaaagaaaaagaactccctcccccccccaagaACCCTAGACAGGGCAAAGTAAATCACCGGAGAAGGGGCCTAGGACCTCACCGGAAAAGTTGCGCCGCCGTTACGGCCGCGCCATTCCTCTCGATCCGGacgcgcatcggcaagccgaggcgtCGGACGAAGAACCACCGGAGCTAGCTCAACGGCTTGCCGGAAAAGAAAAGTAAAAGACAATAAAAAGAAAGGGGCCAGCACCGCGGCCAAGTCCCTCGACGGCGGTGCGCTCTCACCGCTGAGGGAGAACGCgcgaccggcgaggaggatggCCACGGCGCAATCTGGCCGCGCTCCTCTTACTCTCGCTGAAAAGGAATGGGGTAGCCCGGCCGAGCCTCTCTGCTTTCCTCTCTCTCGCAGAATCGAAGTGGGGAGGGGGAAGTGGATGGCTCGCAGGGGACCGGCCACGGCCCGCCGCACCGCCCCAGCTCGCCGCTCCGCCCTGGCTCGCCGCGCCGGCGTGGCTTGAGGAGCCGGATCCGGGCGTTGCGGGCGAGAGAGGAGCGAGCGGGCGAGAAAGGTGCAGTGGGGGGAAGGAAACAGAGGCGCGCGGCGCGGTGGCCTTTCGACCCCGTCGCCGGCGGCCGGGCGCGGCAGGTGGCGCTCGACGCCGTTGCCGGCGAAGCTCAGGCGAGCAGAAAGACGAAGGCGAGCGGCGCACGAGGGGAAGAATGATTTAGGGTTTCCCCTCGGCCTCGCTGGCGAGCCGTTTTTGACCGAGCGAAATCGACGCTCGGCCGTCTGATTGCATCGGACGACCCAGAAAGAATCCCTAGCGCCCGGCTGGGCCTTTGGGCCGAAAAGGGGAGCCGACTGGGCTCAAGCTGCAGCCGCTGgcgggcgctgggctgggccgttTTCGGCCAGGCGCGACGCTCTGACGCGCAGAGCGCGCAAGAGCAGGCCACGCGCCAGCTGCgggcgccgccgcgcgccctggGCCGTGGCCAGCAGCCGCGCAGGCCAGGCCGCGGGCTTTGCTGCAGTTATTTTTCGTTTTTTCAGAGAATAGAAAAAATTCCAAAAAGAAAAGTTTATGTATTTTATAAAGTAAAAGTTTCTGTAGAACTAAAAAAGTTCTTGATTTTTTATTCggtcaaagaaaagtttctgtaaagcttaaaaagttcgtgaatttttattcatgtttttccgctgcgtaaataattaatgctcttttacaaagaaaataaaagtttccatAGTATTAAGttttttaagagcatgttaaagtgattattaaaatgaatatgattatgttatttttatgaccaacgttgttaataacatgatcatgttttatttaaaggtgcatttatttctaatttttgcccaacggtaatatagatttaattgcatagacagttatatgtttaatttgaccaacgttagaTTAATACATATGATTGTTATATTGATGTTATTTAAATTGTAATTTCAGGAGGCTTTCATttgatgagttgcctaaaagaagtttcaacactcagaggtgacaaccacactgagtggaggaagaaagttgaactggcgtttgtttgtgctgatcttgactgggttgtggagaaaccacagccggtcagacccacagagccagtaagagaggctactgacgATGATGCTGCATGGGCTAAAAAGAGAGGGGACTATGCTCCTTTGGAGCAGTCCTACCTCATAGATAATcaaaagtgggtcaatgcaaaTAAAAAATGCATGGCCTTTATAAAGAACACCATTGAGAGCGCCATTGTGGGCTCCATTGCAGAGTGCACTTCCGCAGGGGAGTTGCTCTcaaagataaagagccagttcactggctcttcaaagatatatgccacccaGGTGTTAGAGCAACTGATGACAGAAAAATACAGAGGTGGCAGTCATGGcataagagagcacatcctcaggATGAGCAATATGGCTGCAAAGCTCAAACCAATGGATGCGGATCTGAAGATCAAATCAGCGCTCCTGGTCCACCTTGTCATGGCTTCATTGCCACAAGAGTTTGAAGCTTTTGTAGTGAACTATaatatgtcacctggaacatgggaCGTAGAAAAGACAATAGCAATGTGTGTTCAAGAAGAGGAGAGACTAAAAGCCGCACATGGTGGTACACTCAACTATGTGCATGGTCACAAAAGAAAGAATTATAATCTAAACAACAAAAGTTCTCCTTCAAAGCCACAAGGAAAAGTTTCCTATCAGCATCAGCGTCAGCAACAGCCTTTCTCAGTGGACAAAGACACTTGTAAGTCCTCTATCTTTGAGTAGGCAATATCCATCGCATACTCGATGAGTCGAGGCTCGACGCAGTCACCATGGGTGCTGGTGAACATTACCCAGCCAAAGAGCCAGAGCACGTATATCTCTACGGCGCACTGGCTCTGCTCCTCGGTAAGTTCCTTCAGCCTGACAAGCTTCCCATACTGCAACAAGAAATCAATTACTGTAAGAACAACATAGCTAGGTACACTCCACAATTACTGGGCATGCTCCCTGTTAGTATGGATGTGCTAGCAAATTTATTTACGTCAGGATGAAATCGGATGTACTGATATTGGCAGGGTTAGGCGTGTTGAAGAGAGAAACCAAGAACAACAATTGATGCTTTTAACATAGTAGTCAACCACTTACCGTGCTACGCAACCATGCCAATGTGGGCCCACGCAGCTTTGCggaatcctcctcctcctcgggctcCTTGAGCTTGGTGGATTTCTTTGTGGCCAACTGCACAGACTCCTTGAGCTGTGGGTGCTCAGTCTGCTTCGCTGATATTTTTCTTCTCTTTGCCGGTTTCTTTGAGAACCCGCGCAGCTCCTCCGTGGGTTTCTTAGCCTCACTGCTGGGTGTATTTGAAACATTCAGCACCGAGTCATATTCTGGGACGTGCTTGCAAAACCTCGTGCCCATATCTTGCGCCCAGTTTTTCGGATCAGCTGGCTTAGCGATGGGGTCTCCCTTGATTGGTAGCCCTAGAAGCATGCTGACGTCCTTGAGGCTCACTCCCATTTCTCCCCATGGAAACTGAAATGTATGAGTCCTTGGATTCCAACGATCAACTAGCGCGCTGAGAAGATCCCTGTCAAGGAAATCCCTGGGAATTCCTTCCATCATTCGGGCCAGTGGCAGAAGGCCAGCAGCCTTCAACCTGCAACACAATTGTTTTGTTCGACAGAGACATCAGTCCACCCACCACGCGTAAATATGAATGAAAAACAAGTCTATTAGATAGATAGGGCGAGCGTGCTACTTACCTCGCTACCATTTCACCTTGGATTGGCCAACCGGCCCCTGCCGAGCGAAGTGCAAGAGGCTCCAGCCTCTGGACACACCCATCCTTGGTGAGTGTGGTACGTACGTGCGCCCTGTGAACCTTAGCTTCCTGAACTTTGGTTGCACCCATGTTCTTCCTGTCCAGCGTATGAAAATTAAGATTAGACGCCCTTGTGACAAACAAAGACACTAGTGTAGCTCTACTTGGATTAAATTAATTTGTAGTTTGAAATCTGCAAGTCCTTGTGCAGCAACGCTATTCAGTTCAGTCAATCCCTCAGTGGCACCCGCCTGTTGGAAACATGCATGCATGGTGTTCCGCTTTGACAACCCGATCCAGAAGCAAATTCTTAGAAGCCAAACCCAGCCAGCCCACATGCATTTCAACTTGTCAAGAAGAGGTTTAAGCATGCAAGTATGGGCAAGCAAATGTTCTTTCCAGATGGAAAATCTCACTTGCTTTAATTTGTAGTAAGTATAAAAGGCAGTCATAATATCTAAGACATGTTGTCTTGCTACCAAGCCAGCAAGCGGCCTACCCAACAGAATATACTAGCTCTTTTAAAAGTAGCTGCAAGTACTCCCCTTCTTCACAAAGAAAGATTATTTACATGTACTTGCATCTTAATTTGCTGGACCACAGACTGCTAATTAAGGGTTCATTTGCTTCTGAACTTGGAATTAATCTTGTAAGCCGTGAACTTTGCGTGTATTATCTGAAAGGTTGTCAGCCAGATATACAGAGGTGAGGTTTGACCATCTGATGGTGGAACACAGGGAGGGATTCAGCGGAAATTAAAGCAAGGACCGGAGATGATCACAGTAGAGCGCATACATAGGTCCCAACTCAACCCCAAAGTTGAAAAGAATTCATCTTCACTTGCCAAACGGAGATAAGGATGCCATGATTAGCACCCACAGCTTATATATGATATGAGCAGGAAACAATTCTTGATTTCGATTCCAAATTAGCCGCTCAAGAGTAATAAACAAGATCAGCTGGCTGACATCCTAAAAATGAAAGAATAGTGTATATGCCATTTTGGGGTTAGGAACTGAAATATATCAACACAACAGTAGCCATTATGTTGTTCTAAAAAGTTTGAGGATGGCGCATCATATCATCGGCATCTGAAAATTTTCAGGTAGTTGGAATTTAACATTAGAACCCATATTGTGCTCTGCTATGTCTATGATGCAGGGAGATTGGAATCAGAAATAGGAGCACTGCTACCTG
Proteins encoded:
- the LOC123096288 gene encoding uncharacterized protein; the protein is MGATKVQEAKVHRAHVRTTLTKDGCVQRLEPLALRSAGAGWPIQGEMVARLKAAGLLPLARMMEGIPRDFLDRDLLSALVDRWNPRTHTFQFPWGEMGVSLKDVSMLLGLPIKGDPIAKPADPKNWAQDMGTRFCKHVPEYDSVLNVSNTPSSEAKKPTEELRGFSKKPAKRRKISAKQTEHPQLKESVQLATKKSTKLKEPEEEEDSAKLRGPTLAWLRSTYGKLVRLKELTEEQSQCAVEIYVLWLFGWVMFTSTHGDCVEPRLIEYAMDIAYSKIEDLQVSLSTEKGCC